In Salmo salar chromosome ssa24, Ssal_v3.1, whole genome shotgun sequence, the following proteins share a genomic window:
- the LOC106585075 gene encoding alpha-2B adrenergic receptor: MASPLDSACSVGLGEMNGSTSGFSLFCNQSVSSLQLAPYSPESTALFATAITLMVVFTIVGNILVIIAVLTSHALRGPQNLFLVSLAAADILVATLIIPFSLANELLGYWYFKSLWCEIYLALDVLFCTSSIAHLCAISLDRYLSISRVTYSRQRTPMRIKASIVVVWLISAIISFPPLLSLNKSEPGGEGSERGPQCQLNDERWYILYSTVGSFFAPCLIMILVYMRIYQIAKQRTQNPPGEPRKDGVGSATPSQTPRGIQANGKEDRGETPAMPHKTTSVRPPTLAVTPSPSPDQANETPSPPTPTTQNLLHPPVLSLALTPTTTSPLGPSPSLVSPSPSPTLPPPAPAKPKHGEKKMKGKKGKKYNNNMDSSNSSDSDMENEEGGRTGVNNPSMAGSAGIHSPATIQKYRDMIATSKGARLVAGRRSKPESTPGAARRKAMVNREKRFTFVLAVVIGVFVVCWFPFFFSYSLQAICPETCSLPDPLFKFFFWIGYCNSCLNPVIYTIFNQDFRKAFKKILCKNTKGTFF; encoded by the coding sequence ATGGCTTCACCCTTGGATAGTGCATGTTCAGTGGGGCTGGGCGAAATGAATGGTTCGACCAGCGGTTTTTCTCTTTTCTGCAATCAGAGCGTCTCTTCCCTGCAACTGGCCCCCTACTCCCCCGAATCCACGGCGCTCTTCGCTACAGCCATCACCCTCATGGTGGTCTTCACCATCGTGGGAAACATCCTCGTCATCATTGCCGTCCTGACCAGCCATGCACTCCGAGGACCACAGAACCTGTTTTTAGTGTCGCTAGCGGCTGCAGACATTTTGGTGGCGACCCTCATCATCCCATTCTCCCTAGCCAATGAACTGCTGGGATACTGGTACTTCAAGTCTCTGTGGTGTGAGATCTACCTGGCGCTGGACGTTCTGTTCTGCACTTCCTCTATAGCTCACCTGTGCGCCATCTCATTGGACCGTTACCTGTCCATCAGCCGGGTTACCTACTCCCGCCAGCGCACACCCATGCGTATCAAAGCCTCCATCGTGGTGGTGTGGCTCATCTCGGCCAtcatctccttccctcctcttctgTCGCTAAATAAGAGCGAGCCGGGCggagaggggagtgagagggggCCTCAGTGCCAACTGAACGACGAGCGCTGGTACATCCTCTACTCCACCGTTGGGTCCTTCTTCGCCCCATGTCTCATCATGATCCTGGTCTACATGAGGATCTACCAGATCGCCAAGCAGCGCACACAGAACCCGCCAGGTGAGCCCAGGAAAGACGGGGTGGGCAGTGCCACCCCAAGTCAAACCCCTCGGGGGATCCAAGCCAACGGGAAGGAGGACAGAGGGGAAACCCCAGCTATGCCCCACAAAACCACCAGCGTCAGACCCCCCACCCTGGCTGTTACTCCATCACCATCCCCCGACCAGGCCAATgaaaccccctcccctcccaccccCACCACCCAAAACCTCCTCCATCCTCCGGTTCTATCCCTAGCTCTAACCCCAACCACCACCTCCCCCCTGGGTCCTTCACCCTCCTTGGTCTCAccatctccctcccccaccctccccccaccAGCCCCGGCCAAACCCAAACATGGGGAGAAGAAGATGAAGGGGAAGAAGGGAAAGAAGTATAACAATAATATGGACAGCTCAAACAGCTCTGACAGTGACATGGAGAACGAGGAAGGGGGGAGGACGGGAGTCAACAATCCTAGCATGGCTGGTTCAGCTGGCATCCATTCTCCTGCCACCATCCAGAAGTACAGGGACATGATCGCCACCTCTAAGGGGGCTCGGCTGGTGGCAGGGAGAAGGTCTAAGCCGGAGAGCACTCCGGGAGCAGCACGTCGTAAAGCTATGGTGAACCGAGAGAAGCGCTTCACGTTCGTCCTGGCCGTGGTGATCGGAGTGTTTGTTGTCTGTTGGTTCCCTTTCTTCTTCTCCTACTCGCTGCAGGCCATCTGTCCTGAGACCTGCTCCCTCCCTGATCCCCTCTTCAAGTTCTTCTTCTGGATTGGCTACTGCAACTCCTGTCTGAACCCCGTCATATACACCATCTTTAATCAGGACTTCAGAAAGGCCTTCAAGAAAATCCTCTGTAAGAACACCAAGGGCACCTTCTTCTAG